In Arsenicicoccus sp. oral taxon 190, the following are encoded in one genomic region:
- a CDS encoding cytidine deaminase: MPSAAPGRAPGPGSGPTVDWESLREAAVAAMRHAYAPYSSFPVGVAGLVDDGRVVVGCNVENASYGVGLCAECGMVSALHASGGGRLVAVACVDADGSPLMPCGRCRQLLWEHGGAACLLATPRGVLPMSEVLPQAFGADDLDRARP, translated from the coding sequence ATGCCGTCCGCCGCGCCCGGGCGCGCGCCCGGACCCGGGTCCGGGCCGACCGTCGACTGGGAGAGCCTGCGCGAGGCCGCGGTGGCCGCGATGCGGCACGCCTACGCGCCCTACTCGTCCTTCCCGGTCGGCGTCGCCGGCCTGGTCGACGACGGCCGCGTCGTGGTGGGCTGCAACGTCGAGAACGCCTCCTACGGCGTCGGCCTGTGCGCCGAGTGCGGCATGGTCTCGGCGCTGCACGCCTCCGGCGGCGGCCGGCTGGTCGCGGTCGCGTGCGTGGACGCCGACGGGTCGCCGCTGATGCCGTGCGGCCGGTGCCGACAGCTGCTCTGGGAGCACGGCGGCGCTGCCTGCCTGCTGGCGACGCCCCGCGGGGTGCTGCCGATGAGCGAGGTGCTGCCGCAGGCCTTCGGCGCCGACGACCTCGACCGTGCCCGGCCGTGA
- a CDS encoding benzoate/H(+) symporter BenE family transporter: MSTAATTPARPDLRRDASASAVVAGFIAVAISYAGPLLVVLEAARAGGLSPQLTPSWVWAISVGSGLVCLVMSWVTKQPVMVAWSIPGAALLITSLGVYRFSDAVGAYVVCGVASVVLGATGLIGRLLQLVPRPITAAVLAGVLFPFALKVAAAVAGQPIVAGGLVLGYLMGRRWQPRYAVFLALAVGGVLAVVTGQTQAMAVRLALTTPTWTTPTWSWEAILGIALPLLIVTAVGQNAPGLIVMHNSGYDADDRLLLGVSGVASVAAAPFGSHALNMAAVTAAIATSEESHPDRDRRYVAGMACGVFYVLGGFAATTIVSLFSAIPAGMLTALAGVALLSPLQASIYDTMHEGDHHRSVTEAVLITLAVTASGVQALGVVSAFWGLVAGVVAYAILRPRPR, translated from the coding sequence GTGAGCACAGCAGCCACCACCCCCGCTCGCCCCGACCTGCGACGCGACGCCAGTGCCTCCGCCGTGGTCGCCGGCTTCATCGCCGTCGCGATCTCGTATGCCGGCCCGCTGCTCGTCGTGCTCGAGGCAGCACGGGCGGGTGGGCTGTCGCCGCAGCTCACCCCCTCCTGGGTGTGGGCGATCTCGGTGGGCTCGGGGCTGGTGTGCCTCGTCATGTCCTGGGTGACGAAGCAGCCGGTCATGGTGGCCTGGTCGATCCCCGGCGCGGCGCTGCTCATCACGTCGCTCGGCGTCTACCGGTTCTCGGACGCGGTGGGGGCCTATGTCGTGTGCGGGGTGGCGTCCGTGGTCCTCGGGGCGACCGGGCTGATCGGGCGGCTGCTCCAGCTGGTCCCGCGCCCGATCACGGCGGCGGTGCTGGCGGGCGTGCTGTTCCCGTTCGCACTCAAGGTGGCGGCGGCGGTGGCGGGGCAGCCGATCGTGGCGGGCGGCCTGGTGCTCGGCTATCTCATGGGGCGGCGCTGGCAGCCGCGGTACGCCGTCTTCCTGGCGCTCGCGGTCGGGGGCGTGCTCGCGGTCGTGACGGGGCAGACGCAGGCGATGGCGGTGCGTCTCGCGCTGACGACGCCGACGTGGACGACCCCGACGTGGTCCTGGGAGGCGATCCTCGGGATCGCGCTGCCGCTGCTCATCGTGACGGCGGTGGGGCAGAACGCCCCCGGTCTGATCGTCATGCACAACAGCGGGTATGACGCCGACGACCGCCTGCTGCTCGGCGTCAGCGGGGTCGCCTCGGTGGCGGCGGCGCCCTTCGGCTCGCACGCGCTCAACATGGCGGCCGTGACGGCGGCCATCGCCACGTCGGAGGAGTCGCACCCGGATCGCGATCGCCGCTACGTCGCGGGGATGGCGTGCGGGGTGTTCTACGTGCTCGGTGGGTTCGCGGCGACGACGATCGTGTCGTTGTTCTCGGCGATCCCGGCGGGGATGCTGACGGCGCTCGCCGGGGTGGCGCTGCTGTCGCCGCTGCAGGCCTCCATCTACGACACCATGCACGAGGGTGACCACCACCGCAGCGTCACCGAGGCCGTCCTGATCACCCTCGCGGTCACGGCCTCGGGGGTGCAGGCGCTGGGGGTCGTGTCGGCCTTCTGGGGGCTGGTGGCCGGGGTGGTGGCCTATGCCATCCTCCGCCCGCGCCCCCGGTAG
- a CDS encoding DUF4921 family protein, giving the protein MTLTDLSRNELHDTVAEFRRVPNLFEILSYDYWRLNHGVTLSPAARARRDAYLADPAGRAHVLAVARAKALASGTSAQEWERLDDAARLAGTEAFFGGGHDVIVARRHLVDGATETGGLASSGTLTPEEHRAYVRFTVDAMADLYAANPHVRYVAAFQNWLKAAGASFDHLHKQLVAVDELGTQAEQEQERLRRDPTLYADAGPALAERAGLVVARTEHAVAYAGFGHRYPTLEVHSLSPTREPWRQQRAEVDGVADLLHAMHAATGPRVPCNEEWHHTPTGVDLPLPWRIVLKWRVSTLAGFEGGTKIYVNTIDPWSLRERVAGQLRALADEGRLADGIRLGGS; this is encoded by the coding sequence ATGACGCTGACCGACCTGTCCCGCAACGAGCTCCACGACACGGTCGCCGAGTTCCGGCGCGTGCCCAACCTCTTCGAGATCCTCAGCTACGACTACTGGCGGCTCAACCACGGCGTCACGCTGTCGCCTGCGGCACGGGCCCGCCGGGACGCCTACCTCGCCGACCCGGCCGGTCGCGCCCACGTGCTCGCCGTCGCCCGCGCCAAGGCGCTCGCGAGCGGCACGTCCGCGCAGGAGTGGGAGCGGCTGGACGACGCGGCCCGGCTCGCGGGGACGGAGGCCTTCTTCGGTGGTGGGCACGACGTGATCGTCGCGCGCCGTCACCTGGTGGACGGCGCCACCGAGACCGGCGGGCTCGCCTCGTCGGGGACCCTGACTCCCGAGGAGCACCGCGCCTACGTGAGGTTCACGGTCGACGCGATGGCCGACCTCTACGCGGCCAACCCGCACGTGCGCTACGTCGCGGCGTTCCAGAACTGGCTGAAGGCCGCCGGTGCCTCCTTCGACCACCTGCACAAGCAGCTCGTCGCCGTCGACGAGCTCGGCACCCAGGCCGAGCAGGAGCAGGAGCGGCTGCGCCGCGACCCCACCCTGTATGCCGACGCCGGCCCCGCCCTCGCCGAGCGCGCCGGACTCGTGGTCGCCCGCACCGAGCACGCGGTCGCCTACGCGGGGTTCGGGCACCGCTACCCCACCCTCGAGGTGCACTCCCTGTCGCCGACGCGTGAGCCGTGGCGGCAGCAGCGGGCGGAGGTCGACGGGGTCGCCGACCTGCTCCACGCGATGCACGCCGCCACGGGGCCCCGCGTGCCGTGCAACGAGGAGTGGCACCACACCCCGACCGGCGTCGACCTGCCCCTGCCCTGGCGGATCGTGCTCAAGTGGCGGGTCTCCACGCTGGCGGGGTTCGAGGGCGGCACGAAGATCTACGTCAACACCATCGACCCGTGGTCTCTGCGCGAGCGGGTCGCCGGTCAGCTGCGGGCCCTCGCCGACGAGGGGCGGTTGGCGGACGGCATACGGCTCGGGGGCTCCTGA
- a CDS encoding ABC transporter permease — protein sequence MKFSPRAFLLALAAPLLAVLVAFVVTSLILLVAKDPVGAVWAELLRQPSPRLLARIINGGVVYYLAAVALAIGFRMNLFNIGAEGQYRIAVFAAAVFGAQGYLPGWANVVATLVVAMLVGAGWASIAAYLKVKRGISEVISSIMLNAIATSVVAFLLTKARDTSAGAGSNVTNTKPLPQDSWVPGLALVPGTTTKVYGLLVVALLVGVAYWLVLGKTRFGFDLRASGLSETAAVASGVDARRMVVTTMLLSGAVAGLIGMPLLFGQDHAYGTNFQPGIGFAGIGIALLGRNHPIGMGLAALLWSYLEQQGNALQIKAGVSDQLVAIIQGVIVLAVVIAYEIVRRTNVRLEQAKVARDLAAQSTPTAPTTQGASA from the coding sequence ATGAAGTTCTCGCCCCGCGCCTTCCTGCTCGCGCTCGCGGCGCCGCTGCTCGCGGTCCTGGTCGCCTTCGTCGTGACCTCGCTGATCCTGCTGGTCGCCAAGGACCCGGTCGGTGCCGTGTGGGCCGAGCTGCTGCGTCAGCCGAGCCCCCGGCTGCTGGCCCGCATCATCAACGGCGGGGTCGTCTACTACCTCGCCGCGGTGGCGCTGGCCATCGGCTTCCGGATGAACCTCTTCAACATCGGCGCCGAGGGGCAGTACCGCATCGCGGTCTTCGCTGCCGCGGTCTTCGGGGCCCAGGGCTACCTGCCCGGCTGGGCCAACGTCGTCGCCACCCTGGTCGTGGCGATGCTCGTCGGAGCCGGCTGGGCGTCGATCGCCGCCTACCTCAAGGTCAAGCGCGGCATCTCCGAGGTCATCTCCTCGATCATGCTCAACGCCATCGCGACGAGCGTCGTCGCCTTCCTGCTGACCAAGGCGCGCGACACGTCCGCCGGCGCCGGCAGCAACGTCACCAACACCAAGCCGCTGCCGCAGGACTCGTGGGTGCCCGGGCTGGCGCTGGTCCCCGGCACCACGACCAAGGTCTACGGGCTGCTGGTGGTGGCGCTGCTCGTCGGCGTCGCCTACTGGCTGGTGCTCGGCAAGACCCGGTTCGGCTTCGACCTGCGGGCCTCGGGCCTGTCCGAGACCGCCGCCGTGGCCAGCGGGGTCGACGCCCGGCGCATGGTCGTCACGACGATGCTGCTGTCGGGGGCGGTGGCCGGCCTCATCGGCATGCCGCTGCTCTTCGGGCAGGACCACGCCTACGGCACCAACTTCCAGCCGGGCATCGGCTTCGCCGGCATCGGCATCGCGCTGCTCGGCCGCAACCACCCGATCGGGATGGGCCTGGCCGCGCTGCTCTGGTCCTACCTGGAGCAGCAGGGCAACGCGCTGCAGATCAAGGCGGGCGTCTCCGACCAGCTGGTCGCCATCATCCAGGGCGTGATCGTGCTGGCCGTCGTCATCGCCTACGAGATCGTGCGGCGCACCAACGTCCGACTCGAGCAGGCCAAGGTGGCGCGGGATCTCGCGGCGCAGTCGACACCGACCGCCCCGACGACGCAAGGAGCGAGCGCATGA
- a CDS encoding DinB family protein has product MDDEPQPMEFVRTSLRGARFVEVDLSGAVMRAVDVAGMEIDAPWLLGNGDALLVNGIDVAPYVDAELDRLFPGRALRRADDPEGLRSAWAAVESAWAATLERVAAMPPGTVDESVGGEWSFAQTLRHLVMATDTWLGRAILQVEQPYHPLGQPNDEYELDGYDMSVFATETPTYAEVLAVRADRVAMVRDFVAGVDEAALAAPRQNPWAPQHPETVLSCLQVILTEEWEHHRYAVRDLDAIDSARQRGA; this is encoded by the coding sequence ATGGACGATGAGCCGCAGCCGATGGAGTTCGTGCGTACGAGTCTGAGAGGTGCGCGGTTCGTGGAGGTCGACCTGAGCGGCGCGGTGATGCGGGCCGTCGACGTCGCTGGCATGGAGATCGACGCGCCCTGGCTGCTGGGTAACGGAGATGCCTTGCTGGTCAACGGGATCGACGTCGCACCGTATGTCGACGCCGAGCTCGACCGCCTCTTCCCCGGGCGGGCGTTGCGACGTGCTGACGACCCGGAGGGGCTGCGCTCGGCGTGGGCCGCCGTCGAGAGCGCGTGGGCGGCGACCCTGGAGCGGGTCGCTGCGATGCCACCCGGCACCGTCGACGAGTCGGTGGGCGGCGAGTGGTCCTTCGCGCAGACGCTGCGGCACCTGGTGATGGCCACCGACACGTGGCTCGGGCGGGCGATCCTGCAGGTCGAGCAGCCCTACCACCCCCTCGGTCAGCCGAACGACGAGTACGAGCTCGACGGCTACGACATGTCCGTCTTCGCCACCGAGACCCCTACGTATGCCGAGGTGCTCGCGGTCCGCGCCGACCGGGTCGCCATGGTGCGGGACTTCGTGGCCGGCGTCGACGAGGCCGCGCTCGCTGCCCCTCGCCAGAACCCGTGGGCCCCGCAGCACCCCGAGACCGTGCTGTCCTGCCTGCAGGTCATTCTCACGGAGGAGTGGGAGCACCACCGCTACGCCGTGCGCGACCTCGACGCCATCGACTCGGCCCGACAGCGGGGAGCGTGA
- a CDS encoding ABC transporter permease has product MSTVATAPGTDSAGPGPDRSRAPRRRRRLTPLQLAGVALLALLFVSVMRVVTGENDLASSGALAAALGLAVPIGMAGLGGLWSERAGVVNIGLEGMMILGTWGAAFFAYHWGPWAGVVGAILLGVVGGAIHALATVVFGVDHIVSGVAVNLIGMGGAKYLAARTFTGTEGGGATQSPPLPPLPDITVPVLSPALTSLESRHIFFVSDVAGLLAAFITNLSVLTLIAAVLVAVSWWVLWRTTFGLRLRSCGENPWSAESLGVNVYLYKFLAVLISGGFAGLGGGYLALVAANMFRDGQTGGRGYIGLAAMIFGNWRPGPLAAGSLLFGYFDAVQLRGGAVHGMLLVLGVLLVALGGWQIVRRNLTGGIVALVVGGLAVWIFLATDQVPGELAGAAPYVATLMVLGLASQTLRMPAADGQVYRKGEVG; this is encoded by the coding sequence ATGAGCACCGTCGCCACCGCGCCGGGCACCGACTCGGCCGGCCCCGGACCCGACCGCTCCCGCGCGCCCCGGCGCCGGCGTCGGCTCACCCCGCTGCAGCTCGCCGGCGTCGCCCTGCTGGCGCTGCTCTTCGTCTCCGTGATGCGGGTCGTGACCGGGGAGAACGACCTCGCGTCCTCCGGGGCGCTCGCCGCGGCCCTCGGTCTCGCGGTGCCGATCGGCATGGCCGGTCTGGGCGGCCTGTGGTCCGAGCGGGCCGGCGTCGTCAACATCGGCCTCGAGGGCATGATGATCCTCGGCACCTGGGGCGCCGCGTTCTTCGCCTACCACTGGGGGCCGTGGGCCGGTGTCGTCGGCGCGATCCTGCTCGGGGTCGTCGGAGGTGCCATCCACGCGCTGGCCACCGTCGTCTTCGGCGTCGACCACATCGTCTCCGGCGTCGCCGTCAACCTCATCGGCATGGGCGGTGCGAAGTACCTCGCCGCCCGCACCTTCACCGGCACCGAGGGCGGTGGCGCGACGCAGTCGCCGCCGCTGCCACCGCTGCCGGACATCACCGTGCCCGTGCTCTCGCCCGCGCTGACCTCCCTCGAGTCCAGGCACATCTTCTTCGTCTCCGACGTCGCCGGGCTGCTCGCCGCCTTCATCACCAACTTGTCGGTGCTGACCCTGATCGCGGCGGTGCTAGTCGCCGTGTCCTGGTGGGTGCTGTGGCGCACCACCTTCGGGCTGCGGCTGCGCTCCTGCGGCGAGAACCCCTGGTCCGCCGAGTCCCTCGGCGTCAACGTCTACCTCTACAAGTTCCTGGCCGTGCTGATCTCCGGGGGCTTCGCCGGGCTCGGCGGCGGCTACCTCGCGCTCGTGGCGGCCAACATGTTCCGCGACGGGCAGACCGGCGGCCGCGGCTACATCGGTCTGGCCGCCATGATCTTCGGCAACTGGCGACCCGGCCCGCTGGCCGCCGGCTCGCTGCTCTTCGGCTACTTCGACGCGGTCCAGCTGCGCGGCGGGGCGGTCCACGGGATGCTCCTCGTCCTCGGCGTGCTGCTGGTGGCCCTCGGCGGCTGGCAGATCGTCCGCCGCAACCTCACCGGCGGCATCGTGGCCCTCGTCGTCGGCGGGCTGGCCGTGTGGATCTTCCTCGCGACCGACCAGGTGCCCGGCGAGCTCGCCGGGGCCGCGCCCTACGTCGCGACCCTGATGGTGCTGGGCCTGGCCTCGCAGACGCTGCGGATGCCCGCGGCCGACGGCCAGGTCTATCGCAAGGGCGAGGTGGGATGA
- a CDS encoding nucleoside phosphorylase, which translates to MPGRDVPGRDVTALHRPEDLAEPGVLEPAAMYPPLPEGEVPDAAVICFFPDTVRAVGEREGSDVAFSFTSIIGGQPCYVREVAGRRIAFFFPEIGAPRAVMFLEEAIARGISRFVAVGSAGVLVPSLVMGHPVVVTSALRDEGTSAHYGATTSVVEAGAGGIRACVAALEAVGAAHERGRTWTTDGIYRETRSTVARRIEAGCVLVEMEASALLAVAAHRGVELGQILFSADSLAGEEWDHRGWVGAGDAHERVFWIAMDAAARLAAG; encoded by the coding sequence GTGCCCGGCCGTGACGTGCCCGGCCGTGACGTGACCGCCCTGCACCGGCCCGAGGACCTGGCCGAGCCCGGCGTGCTCGAGCCCGCCGCGATGTACCCGCCGCTGCCGGAGGGGGAGGTCCCCGACGCCGCCGTGATCTGCTTCTTCCCCGACACCGTGCGCGCGGTGGGGGAGCGCGAGGGCAGCGACGTCGCGTTCAGCTTCACCTCGATCATCGGCGGCCAGCCCTGCTACGTCCGGGAGGTGGCGGGCCGGCGGATCGCCTTCTTCTTCCCCGAGATCGGGGCCCCGCGGGCCGTGATGTTCCTCGAGGAGGCGATCGCGCGGGGGATCAGCCGGTTCGTGGCCGTCGGGTCCGCGGGGGTGCTGGTGCCGTCGCTCGTCATGGGCCACCCGGTCGTGGTCACGTCGGCGCTGCGGGACGAGGGGACGAGCGCCCACTACGGGGCGACCACGTCGGTGGTCGAGGCGGGCGCCGGCGGCATACGGGCCTGCGTCGCTGCCCTGGAGGCGGTGGGGGCGGCGCACGAGCGCGGCCGCACCTGGACGACGGACGGGATCTATCGCGAGACCCGGTCCACCGTGGCGCGGCGCATCGAGGCCGGGTGCGTGCTCGTGGAGATGGAGGCCAGCGCGCTCCTCGCGGTGGCGGCCCATCGCGGCGTCGAGCTGGGGCAGATCCTCTTCAGCGCCGACTCCCTCGCCGGCGAGGAGTGGGACCACCGGGGTTGGGTGGGTGCCGGCGACGCCCACGAGCGGGTCTTCTGGATCGCGATGGACGCGGCCGCGAGGCTGGCAGCCGGCTGA
- a CDS encoding thymidine phosphorylase yields MSEQHDAVEVIRAKRDQQVLTDSQIDWVIDAYTRGAVADEQMSALAMAILLNGMTREEISRWTSAMIASGERMDFSTLSRPTADKHSTGGVGDKITLPLAPLVAACGVAVPQLSGRGLGHTGGTLDKLESVRGWQAGLSNDAMLRQLEDVGAVICAAGSGLAPADKKLYALRDVTGTVEAIPLIASSIMSKKIAEGTGALVLDVKVGSGAFMKTVDDARELARTMVDLGTDAGVTTVALLTDMSTPLGLTAGNALEVRESVEVLAGGGPADVVELTIALAREMLAAAGRSDVDPADALADGRAMDVWRRMIAAQGGDPDAELPTATEQHVITAPESGVLQSLDAYAVGVAAWRLGAGRARKEDPVQAGAGVEIHAKPGDPVTQGQPLLTLHTDTPERFERAVASLEGAWSIGEGQPERPDVVMERIA; encoded by the coding sequence ATGAGTGAGCAGCACGACGCCGTCGAGGTCATCCGCGCCAAGCGCGACCAGCAGGTCCTGACCGACAGCCAGATCGACTGGGTGATCGACGCCTACACGCGGGGGGCGGTGGCCGACGAGCAGATGTCGGCCCTGGCCATGGCGATCCTGCTCAACGGCATGACCCGCGAGGAGATCTCGCGCTGGACCTCCGCGATGATCGCGAGCGGGGAGCGGATGGACTTCTCCACGCTGAGCCGCCCCACCGCCGACAAGCACTCGACCGGCGGGGTGGGGGACAAGATCACCCTCCCGCTGGCGCCCCTGGTGGCGGCCTGCGGGGTGGCGGTGCCGCAGCTGTCAGGGCGCGGGCTCGGTCACACCGGGGGGACGCTCGACAAGCTGGAGTCCGTCCGCGGCTGGCAGGCCGGGTTGTCCAACGACGCCATGCTGCGCCAGCTCGAGGACGTCGGCGCCGTGATCTGCGCTGCCGGCTCGGGCCTCGCCCCCGCCGACAAGAAGCTCTACGCCCTGCGCGACGTCACCGGCACCGTCGAGGCCATCCCGCTCATCGCCAGCTCGATCATGTCCAAGAAGATTGCCGAGGGCACCGGCGCGCTGGTCCTCGACGTCAAGGTCGGGTCCGGCGCCTTCATGAAGACCGTGGACGACGCCCGCGAGCTCGCCCGCACCATGGTCGATCTCGGGACGGACGCCGGCGTCACCACGGTCGCGCTGCTCACCGACATGTCGACGCCGCTCGGTCTCACGGCCGGCAACGCGCTGGAGGTGCGGGAGTCCGTCGAGGTGCTCGCCGGTGGCGGTCCCGCCGATGTCGTCGAGCTGACGATCGCGCTGGCGCGCGAGATGCTCGCTGCCGCAGGTCGATCCGATGTCGACCCCGCCGACGCGCTGGCCGATGGCCGCGCGATGGACGTATGGCGCCGCATGATCGCCGCCCAGGGTGGCGACCCGGACGCCGAGCTGCCCACGGCCACAGAGCAGCACGTCATCACGGCGCCCGAGAGCGGGGTGCTGCAGTCCCTCGACGCGTATGCCGTGGGCGTCGCCGCCTGGCGTCTCGGCGCCGGACGCGCCCGCAAGGAGGACCCGGTCCAGGCGGGCGCGGGCGTCGAGATCCACGCCAAGCCCGGCGATCCCGTGACGCAGGGGCAGCCGCTGCTGACGTTGCACACGGACACCCCCGAGCGGTTCGAGCGGGCCGTGGCCTCCCTCGAGGGTGCGTGGTCGATCGGGGAGGGGCAGCCCGAGCGCCCAGACGTCGTGATGGAACGGATCGCCTGA
- a CDS encoding winged helix-turn-helix domain-containing protein translates to MSLAHARQSLDDVIHSPVRLTVMCALASVDSADYQTLKDALDVSYALLSKHAAILEDAGYLVSEKVFRGKTPQTHFRITRAGRAALAAHLEALDEIVKGLAAS, encoded by the coding sequence GTGAGCCTCGCGCACGCCCGACAGTCGCTGGACGACGTCATCCACTCCCCCGTGCGGCTCACGGTCATGTGTGCACTGGCCAGCGTGGACTCGGCCGACTACCAGACGCTCAAGGACGCCCTCGACGTGAGCTATGCGTTGCTGTCCAAGCACGCGGCGATCCTCGAGGACGCGGGCTATCTCGTCTCCGAGAAGGTCTTTCGCGGCAAGACACCCCAGACGCACTTCCGGATCACGCGGGCAGGACGTGCAGCACTGGCGGCCCACCTCGAAGCGCTCGACGAGATCGTCAAGGGGCTCGCCGCGTCCTGA
- a CDS encoding MFS transporter: MNLRSVVADTRPLQHGDFRRLWTANIITVIGAQLTIVSVPAQIYADTGSSAYVGLTGIFGLVPLVVFGLWGGALADHVDKRRLLTITTVGLIVTTLGFWLQAALGWGNVWILLGLFAIQQAFFAVNQPTRTAVLPSILPMDLLPAANALNMTLFMAGAIAGPLVAGALIPLVGFSWLYLADAICLLATLYAVRRLPPLPAERHPGSPSSAPGLRSVVDGIRYLGGHPVLMMSFVVDLIAMVFGMPRALFPEIAHVDLGGEVGGGLAFAVLFAAIPAGAVLGGVFSGWVSRVTRHGRAVVLCIVAWGVGVALTGAAVLPAGGRLHPWIWLAAVALAAAGAADMVSAAFRQAMLQSAASPEVRGRLQGIFIVVVAGGPRIADVVHGYAAGLVGAAWATLAGGVLVVVLVLAASALVPSFARYRTDLPPAQASTGRPSPG, from the coding sequence GTGAACCTCCGCTCCGTCGTCGCCGACACCCGCCCGCTGCAGCACGGTGACTTCCGGCGGCTGTGGACGGCCAACATCATCACCGTCATCGGCGCCCAGCTGACGATCGTGTCCGTGCCGGCGCAGATCTACGCCGACACGGGCTCGTCGGCCTATGTCGGGTTGACCGGGATCTTCGGTCTGGTGCCGCTCGTCGTCTTCGGGCTGTGGGGTGGGGCGCTCGCGGACCACGTCGACAAGCGGCGGTTGCTGACCATCACGACGGTCGGGCTGATCGTGACGACGCTGGGCTTCTGGCTGCAGGCGGCGCTGGGGTGGGGCAACGTGTGGATCCTGCTGGGGCTCTTCGCGATCCAGCAGGCGTTCTTCGCGGTCAACCAACCGACGCGCACCGCGGTGCTGCCGTCGATCCTGCCGATGGATCTGCTCCCGGCGGCCAACGCGCTCAACATGACGCTCTTCATGGCCGGCGCGATCGCCGGGCCGCTCGTGGCCGGGGCCCTGATCCCGCTCGTCGGGTTCTCGTGGCTCTACCTCGCCGACGCGATCTGCCTGCTCGCCACCCTGTATGCCGTCCGCCGCCTGCCGCCGCTGCCCGCCGAGAGGCACCCGGGGTCGCCGTCGTCCGCGCCCGGGCTGCGCTCGGTCGTCGACGGGATCCGTTATCTCGGAGGGCATCCCGTGCTGATGATGAGCTTCGTGGTGGACCTGATCGCCATGGTCTTCGGGATGCCGCGGGCGCTCTTCCCCGAGATCGCGCACGTCGACCTCGGCGGCGAGGTCGGGGGAGGGCTGGCCTTCGCGGTGCTCTTCGCCGCGATCCCGGCGGGTGCCGTGCTCGGCGGGGTCTTCTCGGGGTGGGTGTCGCGGGTGACGCGGCACGGGCGGGCGGTGGTGCTGTGCATCGTCGCGTGGGGCGTGGGAGTCGCGCTCACCGGCGCCGCGGTGCTGCCGGCGGGCGGTCGGCTGCACCCGTGGATCTGGCTGGCGGCGGTCGCGCTCGCCGCCGCGGGGGCCGCGGACATGGTGTCGGCGGCGTTCCGGCAGGCGATGCTGCAGTCCGCGGCCTCGCCGGAGGTGCGGGGGCGGTTGCAGGGGATCTTCATCGTGGTGGTGGCCGGCGGGCCACGCATCGCGGACGTGGTGCACGGCTACGCGGCGGGGCTGGTGGGGGCGGCCTGGGCGACGCTGGCCGGTGGCGTGCTCGTGGTCGTGCTGGTGCTCGCGGCGTCGGCGCTGGTGCCCTCCTTCGCCCGCTACCGCACCGACCTACCGCCGGCGCAAGCATCGACCGGCCGTCCTTCCCCAGGCTGA